A single genomic interval of Bradyrhizobium sp. sBnM-33 harbors:
- a CDS encoding CHRD domain-containing protein, with protein MSNKIMLVTLALGAAIAFAGPASADKMKATLDGKSQVPPSTSAATGTADIDYDPASKKLSWKLSYSGLSGPATAAHFHGPAEAGKNAGVAVAIPNATSSPVEGSATLTDAQAADLVAGRYYINIHTAANPGGEIRGQVTK; from the coding sequence ATGTCGAACAAGATCATGCTTGTCACGCTTGCGTTGGGGGCAGCGATTGCTTTTGCCGGACCCGCGTCTGCCGACAAGATGAAGGCGACACTCGACGGCAAGTCCCAGGTGCCGCCCAGCACCAGCGCAGCCACCGGTACCGCCGACATCGACTACGATCCCGCCAGCAAGAAGCTGAGTTGGAAGCTCTCCTATTCCGGCCTGTCTGGCCCAGCCACCGCCGCACATTTCCACGGACCCGCAGAAGCCGGCAAGAATGCCGGTGTCGCCGTCGCCATTCCCAATGCGACGTCGAGCCCAGTCGAGGGCAGCGCAACGTTGACCGATGCGCAGGCCGCGGATCTTGTGGCGGGCAGGTACTACATCAACATCCACACCGCAGCCAATCCGGGCGGCGAAATCCGCGGCCAGGTGACCAAATAA